In a genomic window of Streptomyces sp. BHT-5-2:
- a CDS encoding AMP-binding protein: MSSQSHTELSYASGAADRPLLGRTIGADLARTIARFGDREALVEVAAGRRWTYAELGRAVEEVALGLLAKGVGKGDRVGIWSPNCAEWVLVQYATARIGAILVNVNPAYRVHELAYVLKQAGVTVLVSAVAHKTSDYRRMIEQVRADCPALRDVVYIGDPTWGGLLAAGAAVPHTRLTECEKALTADDPVNIQYTSGTTGFPKGATLSHHNILNNGYWVAETLGYTEHDRVCLPVPFYHCFGMVMGNLGITSHGACIVVPGPAFEPAATLRAVQDERCTSLYGVPTMFIAELNLPDFADYDLSSLRTGIMAGSPCPEEVMKRVMSEMHMAEVAICYGMTETSPVSTQTRRDDDLAHRTGTVGRVLPHIEVKVVDPSSGVTVPRGTPGELCTRGYSVMLGYWEDPERTAEVVDAARWMHTGDLAVMNDDGYVRIVGRIKDMIIRGGENVYPREIEEFLYSHPKIADVQVVGVPDAKYGEEIAACVILRDPADTLTRDELARFCRSRLAHYKVPRYLEITDAFPMTVSGKVRKIELRERLAAQWGTPVAEPRAATAAERPGKAAGAAREDSLGTV; this comes from the coding sequence TTGAGCAGTCAGTCGCACACCGAGCTGTCGTACGCGAGCGGGGCGGCGGACCGGCCGCTGCTCGGCCGCACCATCGGCGCCGACCTGGCCCGCACCATCGCCCGCTTCGGCGACCGGGAGGCGCTCGTCGAGGTCGCCGCCGGCCGCCGCTGGACCTACGCCGAACTGGGGCGCGCCGTAGAGGAGGTGGCGCTCGGGCTGCTCGCCAAGGGCGTCGGCAAGGGCGACCGGGTCGGCATCTGGTCGCCGAACTGCGCCGAGTGGGTCCTCGTCCAGTACGCCACCGCCCGGATCGGCGCGATCCTCGTCAACGTCAACCCCGCCTACCGGGTCCACGAGCTGGCGTACGTGCTGAAGCAGGCCGGGGTGACCGTGCTGGTCTCCGCCGTCGCCCACAAGACCAGCGACTACCGGCGGATGATCGAGCAGGTGCGGGCCGACTGCCCGGCGCTCCGCGACGTGGTCTACATCGGCGACCCGACCTGGGGCGGGCTGCTGGCCGCCGGCGCGGCCGTGCCGCACACCCGGCTCACCGAGTGCGAGAAGGCCCTGACCGCCGACGACCCGGTCAACATCCAGTACACCTCGGGCACCACCGGCTTCCCCAAGGGCGCCACCCTCTCGCACCACAACATCCTCAACAACGGCTACTGGGTGGCCGAGACGCTCGGCTACACCGAGCACGACCGGGTGTGCCTGCCGGTGCCCTTCTACCACTGCTTCGGCATGGTGATGGGCAACCTCGGCATCACCTCGCACGGCGCCTGCATCGTCGTCCCGGGGCCCGCCTTCGAGCCGGCCGCCACCCTCCGGGCCGTCCAGGACGAGCGCTGCACCTCGCTCTACGGCGTGCCCACCATGTTCATCGCCGAGCTGAACCTCCCGGACTTCGCCGACTACGACCTCTCCTCGCTGCGCACCGGCATCATGGCCGGCTCACCCTGTCCGGAGGAGGTGATGAAGCGGGTGATGTCCGAGATGCACATGGCCGAGGTCGCCATCTGCTACGGCATGACCGAGACCTCGCCGGTCTCCACCCAGACCCGGCGGGACGACGACCTGGCGCACCGCACCGGGACCGTCGGCCGGGTGCTGCCGCACATCGAGGTCAAGGTCGTCGACCCGTCGAGCGGGGTGACCGTGCCCCGCGGCACCCCGGGCGAGCTGTGCACCCGCGGCTACAGCGTGATGCTCGGCTACTGGGAGGACCCGGAGCGCACCGCCGAGGTCGTCGACGCGGCCCGCTGGATGCACACCGGCGACCTGGCGGTGATGAACGACGACGGTTACGTCCGGATCGTCGGCCGCATCAAGGACATGATCATCAGGGGTGGAGAGAACGTCTACCCGCGGGAGATCGAGGAGTTCCTCTACTCCCATCCCAAGATCGCCGATGTGCAGGTCGTCGGGGTCCCGGACGCCAAGTACGGCGAGGAGATCGCCGCCTGTGTGATCCTCCGCGATCCCGCCGACACCCTGACGCGCGACGAGTTGGCCCGCTTCTGCCGCTCCCGGCTCGCGCACTACAAGGTGCCGCGCTACCTGGAGATCACCGACGCCTTCCCCATGACCGTCAGCGGCAAGGTCCGCAAGATCGAGCTCCGCGAGCGGCTCGCGGCGCAGTGGGGCACACCGGTGGCGGAGCCCCGGGCGGCGACCGCGGCGGAGCGGCCGGGAAAAGCCGCCGGGGCGGCCCGGGAGGACAGTCTGGGGACGGTGTGA